The Triticum aestivum cultivar Chinese Spring chromosome 3A, IWGSC CS RefSeq v2.1, whole genome shotgun sequence genome includes a region encoding these proteins:
- the LOC123057148 gene encoding noroxomaritidine/norcraugsodine reductase-like, with amino-acid sequence MAAAAASREERWSLAGKTALVTGGTKGIGYAIVEELAGFGVRVHTCARSDGDVQERLCGWAADTDAGRLSARVTGSTCDVSVRGNREALMATASAELGGKLDILVNNAGQTFFGAATACTAEEYARLMATNLESCFHLAQLAHPLLLAGSGGNVVNISSIGGLLGYPTLSLYSATKAALNQLTRTLAVEWACDGIRVNCVAPGGVRTDLLDSSGIQIDSDAAGRMWEAESARTALGRLGEPEEVASLVGFLCMPAASYITGQVICVDGGRTVAA; translated from the exons atggcggcagcagcagcaagccgAGAGGAGCGGTGGAGCCTCGCCGGCAAGACGGCCCTCGTCACCGGCGGAACCAAAGGAATCGGGTA CGCGATCGTGGAGGAGCTCGCGGGGTTCGGCGTCCGGGTGCACACCTGCGCCCGGAGCGACGGCGACGTGCAGGAGCGGCTGTGCGGATGGGCCGCGGACACCGACGCGGGCCGCCTGAGCGCGCGCGTCACGGGCTCAACATGCGACGTCTCCGTGCGCGGCAACCGGGAGGCGCTCATGGCAACGGCCAGCGCCGAGCTGGGGGGCAAGCTGGACATCCTTGTGAACAACGCCGGGCAGACCTTCTTCGGGGCGGCCACGGCGTGCACGGCGGAGGAGTACGCCCGTCTCATGGCCACCAACCTCGAGTCGTGCTTCCACCTGGCGCAGCTGGCGCacccgctcctcctcgccggcaGCGGCGGCAACGTGGTGAACATCTCATCCATTGGCGGGCTGCTCGGATACCCGACGCTGTCGCTGTACTCGGCGACCAAGGCGGCCCTGAACCAGCTCACCCGTACCCTCGCCGTTGAGTGGGCATGCGACGGCATCCGGGTCAATTGCGTCGCGCCGGGAGGAGTCCGGACGGACCTCCTCGACAGCAGCGGCATTCAGATCGACTCAGATGCGGCAGGGAGGatgtgggaggcggagagcgcgcGCACCGCTTTGGGCCGCCTAGGCGAGCCAGAGGAGGTGGCGTCGCTCGTGGGGTTCCTCTGCATGCCGGCTGCTTCCTACATCACCGGGCAGGTCATCTGCGTCGATGGCGGCCGTACCGTAGCCGCCTAG